One genomic window of Hemitrygon akajei chromosome 1, sHemAka1.3, whole genome shotgun sequence includes the following:
- the snrpg gene encoding small nuclear ribonucleoprotein G produces MSKAHPPELKKFMDKKLSLKLNGGRHVQGILRGFDPFMNLVVDESVEMAPGGQQNNIGMVVIRGNSIIMLEALERV; encoded by the exons ATGAGTAAAGCGCACCCGCCCGAGTTGAAGAA gttcATGGACAAGAAGCTATCAC TAAAGCTGAATGGTGGAAGGCACGTGCAAGGAATTCTACGTGGTTTTGACCCCTTCATGAATCTTGTGGTGGATGAATCTGTGGAGATGGCACCCGGTGGCCAGCAGAATAACATTGGCATGGTG GTGATTAGAGGAAACAGCATTATCATGCTCGAAGCATTAGAAAGGGTATAG